In Isosphaera pallida ATCC 43644, the sequence GGGTTCGGGGTCAAAACCCAGCTAGAGACTGGAGCGCCCGCACCATCGGTCTTGGGCAACGCGATCTTCGACAACCAGGCGGGCGGCATCGGGTTCGATCCGTTGGGCGCAGGCGCGCCGCCAGTCGCGCCGGTGTTCACGGACTTTCAATTCGACGCGCAAGGCGGCGTGACCTTAAGAGGACGGGTCGCTGGGGATCCAGGTGGGTTGGCTCGGGTTGAGTTCTTCCAAGAGAATCGGACCTTCACGCCGCAACAAGCCCAGGGGCGCTTCTTCCTAGAGGCGTTGGAGATTCCTCTGGACGCTCAGGGAGTCGGTGTCTTTGAAGTGAGGCGGTTGGCGGCCACCTTCTCGGAACTGTTCACCGCGACCACGACGACGCCGACGCAAGGCACGTCAATCTTCACGCCGATCCGCGCTGAGTTGTTGTTCCAGGTGGTTAACACCAATGATGGCGGCCTGGGCAGCTTGCGGCGGGCGATCGAAAACGCCAACCTGTTCCCGGACGAGAATGTGATCGACTTCGACCTTTCTGCTGATCCGATTCAGACGATTCGACTGGAGACCCCCCTACCCCGTTTGACGACCCCCCTGACTATCGATGGCCTTTCCGCACCCGGAGCGCAGGCCGGCTCGCTGGGCACTGGTTCGCTAGCGCTTCCAAACATTCGGGTGGTCGTGGATGGATCGAACCTCAGTCCCAGCGGATCGACGGGACCGGACGACGGTTTTGTGATCGAAGCGCGGGTGAGACTGACAGGGTTGGCGATCGTGGGCTTCCCCGGCGCGGGGGTGCGGATCGCCGCCAACGCCGACGACGCCCAGTTGACCAATCTGTTCGTCGGGGTGGACGCCCAAGGGGTCACCGCTTTCGGTAACCGCCGCAGCGGCGTGGTGATCGAAGGCGGGACAGGTCATCGTCTCAGTGATTCGTTGATCGCGGGCAATCGGGGCGACGGCGTGGTCATTCTGGGCGGGTCGGGAATCGTCATCGAAGGGAGTCGGATTGGAACATCCTTGAGTGGTCGTACCAGCCTGCCCAACCTTGGTAACGGCGTGGCGATTCGGGGCGGTCTGAACCATCGGGTGGTGAACGCCCTTCTCTCCGGCAACGACTTGAATGGGATCGTCCTTGAGGGAGTAGACGTGTCGGGTGTACAGGTGGAAGCCTCGCGGATCGGCACCGACTTCTCGGGCGCGTCGGCTCTGGGCAACGGCTTGGACGGGGTGGCGATTTTGAACTCGCCCAACAACCTGATCTTGGAAACTCTGATTTCTGGCAATGGACGGCTCGATGAGGGGGCCGGCGTGGTCGTCCGGGGTGCGACGGCGTTGGGCAATCGGATTGTCCTCAACACGATTGGTCTAGATGGTTCGGCTCAACAAGCGCTAGGCAACTCGGCCCACGGCGTGTTCGTGGGCGACGGAGCGACCGGCACCTTGATTCAACGCAACGTGATCGCGGGCAACGGTGGTTTGGTTCCGGGCGTGGGGATTTACCTCTCGTCGCGCGACGCTCAAGGGAACGCCTCGGCCGATGTTCCCAGCCAAGGCAATGTGATCGCGGACAACCGCATTGGCGTGGATGGCACAGGAACCCGGGCGATCGGGGGGTCTCAAGTGGGGGTGGTCATCGACGACCTGCCCAATAACCTGGTGCGCTCCAATGTGATTTCGGGGCACGCCATTGCGGGACTCTTGATCGCCGGAGCGCGGGCGACCGGCAACACGATTGTCGGCAACACGATCGGGCTGGACGCGGCCCGTCAAAACCCTGTGCCCAACGGCTCGCGGCTGAATGGCCGTTTGGTGGGTGAGGGTATCGCCATCAATCAATCCGTGGGCAACGTGATCGGCGGTTCGGGGGGCGACGCCAACGTGATCGGCGGTAACCTGCGGTACGGAATCGCTCTCTTGGGGTTGGAACTCAATGCCAACCGGCTTGCGAGCAACATTCTGGGCGCGCCGGTGATCAATGGCACCGGTCCCGATGACGACGTGGCGTTGATTCCCTTGATCGCGCAGCCGACGCCGACGAATCCCATGCCTTCCCGTTCGGTCTCGCCAGGGACTCCCCAACCGGGGACACGTCCCCGGTTGGGTCAACGTCCGCGTCCCCATGCGACACCGCGGCCGATTCTGAATTCACCGCGTCCGAGTCGTCGTCCCCCCGGTTGGCGGCTTGGTTCCAAAGGGTCGGGTCGTTCCTGATTCGGCAGGGGTTGTGAAGACCGCATGAAGGTGGTTTGGGGGCTTCGGATCGGCATCGTCTTGACCGCGGCCCCCGCTCCCCTACGATGGAAGAGGTACCCAAGCGCGTCGCGGTGGTTTGGTCCTGATCTAGGATTTGACTCGCCCGCGGCGGGGTAACCTTTCTGTTTCAGTATCCATTCGGATGCACAACTCCGGCGGCCTTCCGATCGACTTGGTGAGCAGCTGTGTGCCTCTTTCTCCCCAAGACGATTTTCTCGCGCCGTCTTCTCCCGCTTCCGCGACGGGAACCACGCCGTGATTGAGCATCGCCCCCGCCTGGCCCTCTCGGTTGCCGAAGACGGTTGCGTTCCCTCGTTGGCCACGCTGGCGCTTCTCGCCGGTTTGAGTGAACGGGGCATGAAGGTTCAGCATTTCCGAACTCGGTCCTGCTTGACGGGTTTGGAGACCTACGCCCGGGCTACTGGATTTCACCCCCGCCACCTCGACCCGTGGTTGATGGGACGGGAAACCTGTCAGGCCGCGTTCCACCACGGCGGACGCCACGCCGATCTCGCCGTGATCGAGGGCCATCTGCCCCCTCGCAGTCACCTCTATCCTCAAAAAGATCTCCCGACCCTCTCTTCCTCCTGCCAAGCGGCCTTTTCATCACCTTGCCTTGGGGATTTAAATTGCCCTGAAGGCCAAGAGCTTTGCGACCGTCACGAACCCGAGTTTGCCTCTGGTGGTCTGGCCAGTCTCTGCGAGACGCTGGATTTGCCTAAGGTGGCCGTGGTCTCCTGTCGAGGGTTGGAGGGATTTCATCTGCCTCCCCTGCCCGAGGGGATCGACGCGGTTCTGCTCGACGGCCTGGAGCATCCCGAAGAGATCGACGCGCTGCGGCATGTGTTCGAGGTGTTCTGGCGTCTGCCGGTTCTCGCCGCGATTGAAGCCTTTCCAGAGTTTCGCCGATTGGTGGCGTCCGACCATTTCCTGGTGGGACGTGACGACGAACTCCTGCATGAGCTGGCGCGCTCCTTTTTGCAAACGGCCGATCTCGACTTGCTTCATCAGCTGATCAAACGTCCGTTTCATCATGCGCGGCCCTTCTCGTTCATTCCGGCTCGTCAAGGTTGTTTCCGAGTCGCCCTAGCGCAGGACGACGCCTTTGACACCTATTTCCCGGACACCCTGGAGGCCTTGGAACACCTTGGGGCGGATCTCGTGGAGTTTTCGCCTCTGAGAGACGATCAGGTGCCGCCGGATTGCGACCTCATTTTGTTGGGGTGCGGCCATCCCGATCAGTTCGCTAGCGAACTTGCGGCGAATCTTTCGATGATTTACTCGCTCCGCGCTTCGGTCTGTCGAGGTACCCGTCTTTACGCCGAGGGGGGAGGCGCGGCTTGGCTGGCGGAGGCGTTGGAGGTGGACGGCCAGGTTGTTCCAGGCGTGGGACTCTTCCCCGGCGTGGTCGCTCAGCGGTTGCGAACCTCCGCCGGGTCGCAACGGGTCTGCCGGGTGTTGCGACACGACACTTGGCTGGGAAGTTGTGGTCAAGTGGTCCGGGGTTACGC encodes:
- a CDS encoding CobB/CobQ domain-containing protein glutamine amidotransferase: MIEHRPRLALSVAEDGCVPSLATLALLAGLSERGMKVQHFRTRSCLTGLETYARATGFHPRHLDPWLMGRETCQAAFHHGGRHADLAVIEGHLPPRSHLYPQKDLPTLSSSCQAAFSSPCLGDLNCPEGQELCDRHEPEFASGGLASLCETLDLPKVAVVSCRGLEGFHLPPLPEGIDAVLLDGLEHPEEIDALRHVFEVFWRLPVLAAIEAFPEFRRLVASDHFLVGRDDELLHELARSFLQTADLDLLHQLIKRPFHHARPFSFIPARQGCFRVALAQDDAFDTYFPDTLEALEHLGADLVEFSPLRDDQVPPDCDLILLGCGHPDQFASELAANLSMIYSLRASVCRGTRLYAEGGGAAWLAEALEVDGQVVPGVGLFPGVVAQRLRTSAGSQRVCRVLRHDTWLGSCGQVVRGYATPHWRFQIHSSDSSGPNGFPRHAAVQTLTCSGDMVGRHRAVASLVHLHLTALPEFLAAFASQSVPLNGSATISPSIRPAPGHSS